CGGGATGAGCAGGGGCGGCTCGCCGCTCGCCGCCTGGCCCGGCCTGCTGGAGCGGGCACTGGCGCTGCGCGCCGAGGGCGTGCTCGAGATCGTCGGGCTGTGGTCCCACTTCGCCTGCGCCGACCTCCCCGGGCATCCGTCGATCGAGCGGCAGCTGGAGGCGTACGAAACGGCGCTGAAGCTGGCCGAGCAGGTCGGCGCGGCGGGCTCCGGCGTGATCAGGCACCTGGCCAACTCCGCCGCCGCGGTGACCCTGCCCGCCGCGCGCTTCGACCTGGTCAGGCCCGGCATCGCGATGTACGGCCTGAGCCCCATCCCCGAGCTGGGCGACTTCGGCCTCAGGCCGGCCATGACGCTGACGGCCCGGGTGGGTCTGGTCAAGCGCGTCACCGAGGGCTCAGGGGTCTCCTACGGGCACCTCTACACCACAGAGCGCGAGACCACGCTTGGTCTGGTTCCTCTCGGGTACGCGGACGGCGTACTGCGGCACGCGACGGGGCGGGCCGAGGTTCTGGCGGGCGGCCGTCGCCGGCTGATCGCCGGCCGGGTGTGCATGGACCAGTTCATGATCGACATGGGTGACGACCCGCTGTCGGCAGGCGACGAGGTCGTGCTGTTCGGGCCGGGTGACGGGGGCGAGCCGACCGCTCAGGAATGGGCGGATACCCTCGGCACGATCACGCATGAGATCGTGACGAGGATCGGTGCGCGCGTGCCGCGAGTCCACGTAAACGTGACCAAGGGCACTTCGCGGCGGGCATGAGCGGAGAAGGATCGGGGACATGACGACGACGACAACACGGCGCAGGGTCGGGATCGCCGGCGCGCTCGTCGGTGCGGCTTCCGCCGGTGTCGCGGCGGCGGCACTGGCCAAGCGCTACGCGGTCGGCCGGATCAGGCTGCGCCCCGACACCGAGGCGAGCGAGCCGTTCGGCGAGCTGCGGGGCAGGGAGCGCACGCTCGTCACCTCCGACGGCTACGCGCTGCACGTCGAGATCGACGGCCCCGAGGACGCGCCGCTGACCGTCGTGCTCTGCCACGGCTACTGCCTCAACCTGGAGTCGTGGCACTACCAGCGCAAGGACCTGCGGGAGAACTACCGGCTCGTGCTGTGGGATCAGCGCTCCCACGGCCGCTCCCAGCGGGCCGAGGCCGACGACTGCACGATCGACCGGCTGGGCGCCGACCTGGCCCAGGTGATCGAGGAGTTCGTGCCGGGCCCGTGCGTGCTGGTCGGCCACTCCATGGGCGGCATGACCATGATGGCGCTGGCCGACCGCCACCCCGAGCTGTTCGGCGACAAGATCCGCGCGGTGGCGCTCATCTCCACCTCGGCGGGCAAGCTGGCCGAGCTGACACTGGGCCTGCCGGCGATGTTCTCCAAGGTCGTGCACAAGGTGGCGCCCGGCACGGTGTCGATGCTGGGCAAGCGCGGCACCTGGGTCGACCGCACCCGCCACGCGGGCAGCGACATCGCCTTCCTGATCACCCGCCTCATCGGCTTCGGCGACTCCCGGAACGTCAGCCCCACCGTGGTCGACTTCGCCGAGTCGATGATCAGAGCGACCCCGACCGAGGTGGTCGCCAACTTCTACCCGGCTCTGATGAACCACGACAAGCTCTCCGCCCTCCACGTGCTCGACCCGGTGCCCACCGCGATCCTCGTCGGCGACCGCGACTGGCTGACGCCGCCCGACCACAGCAAGGCCATCGCCGCCGCGCTGCCGCAGGCGCAGCTGACCGAGGTGCCGGAGACCTCGCACCTGATCCAGCTGGAGCGGCCGGGGATCGTCAACGACACGCTGCGCGACCTGCTGAAGAGGGTGGAGATCTAGTGCGGCTCGCCACTCCCGACGACATGCGGGCCTACGGCGCCCGCCTGGCCGCCCACCTGCGCCCCGGCGACCTGCTGGTGCTGTCGGGCCCGCTCGGGGCCGGCAAGACCACGCTGGTGCAGGGCATCGCCGAAGGGCTCAAGGTACGCGGCCCGATCACCTCGCCGACGTTCGTGATCGCCAGGGTGCACCCCTCGCTGCGCCAGGGGCCGCCGCTCGTGCACGTGGACGCGTACCGGCTCGGCGGCGACCTGGAGGTCGACGACCTCGATCTCGACGCCTCGCTGGAGGAGTCGGTCACCGTCGTCGAGTGGGGCGAGGGGCTGGTCGAGGGGCTGGCCGACGACCGGCTGGAGATCCACATCGACCGCGAGGCAGGCGACGAGGCCAGGCTCGTGACGCTGCGCGGGGTGGGCTCCAGGTGGGCCGACACGCCGTCTGATCCGCTACAAGACTGAAACCTCCGTCAAAGGCCGGTAAAGCTGGCACCCTTGACGTACCAGGCCACCGACATAAAACATGATCGTTGGTGAGGGTTCGCCCAGATTTTCTGGGTATCAGGAGGGGCGACATCCACAGTTTTGGTGGATGCTTGGGTGTAAGACGGCGGAGTGGGGTGCGGGCCGGTGCTCAGGGTCAGTCGTGTCGCGTACGCGGGAGCCATCGTCATGGTCGGTCTGACCGGCTGCTCGGCCTCGGCCGAGACCCCACCGACAACACCCACCCCCACACTCACCGGCACCGGCTCCCCGACGAGCACCGTCACCACGACCGCGACGACGACCGCGACCACCACCACGACCAGCAGCCCGCGGCCCACCACGACCACGACGAGACAGACGATCTCGGTCCAGCTCAACCCCGACCGCGTCACCGCCGGTGAGACCTCCAGGGTCTGGATCCTGGCCAACTGCCCCGTCCCGACCGGCGGCCCGGCGCACACCGGCACCGCCACGTCCAGGGCGTTCATCAACGGCGTCACGCTCAACCCGGTGCCCGCGGCCTCGATCAGCCCGTCCCCGACCACCGGCTCGCCGTGGGTGCGCGGCGAGGCGCAGGTCTCGGGAACGATCCGGCGCGGCAGCTACCGCGTGGACGTCAAGTGCGACGGCACCAACGACCTGGGCAGGGCCACGCTGCGCGTGGTCGCCGCCCCGACCGAGGAGCCCAGCCCCACCACCACCGTGCCCACCAGCGCGCCCAGGGCGGGCGGCGGCGGCACCTACGCGCAGGAAGCCGCCGAGGAGTCCTCGATCCCGTACGGCCCCGCCGGCGTGCTGATCGCGCTGGCCCTGGCCGGCGGCGTCGGCCTCGCGGTCAAGCGGCGCAACCGGGCATAGCGCCGTGGCCCGCCCAGGACGGGTGGTGCTCGCCGGGGCCATCACCGGGCTGGTGCTGGTCGCGTTCGGCAGAGGCATGCAGACCGGCACCACCACGACGCCCGCCGCCGACGTCGTGCCCAAGAGCATCGACATCCCCTCGATCGACGTCGAGGCACCGCTGATGAAGCTCGACCTGCAGAAGAACGGCGAGGTCGAGCTGCCGCCGTACGAGAAGCCCAAGGTGGCCGGCTGGTACACCGGCAGTGCCGTGCCCGGCGAGAAGGGCGCCTCGGTGATCATCGGCCACGTCGACACCAAGACCGCGCCCGCCGTGTTCTACAAGCTCAGGCAGTTACGCAAGGGCGAGACCGTCAAGGTGGAGCGCAGCGACGGCAAGGTCGTGGAGTTCAAGGTCGACTCGATCGAGCAGGTGCACAAGGACAGCTTCCCCGCCCAGCGCGTCTACGTGGAGGACGGGCTCAAGCTGGTGACGTGCGGCGGCAAGTTCGACTACGCCAAGGGCGAGTACCTTGACAACGTCATCGTGTACGCCTCCCAGGTCTGAGAGCAGATGAGCGACACCGCGAGCCCACCGGCCGCCGGCAGCCGGGTGCCCTGGCACGAGGTCCATCCGAAGGTGCGCGCCGCGGTCGAGGAGTTCCTCGGCGACCCCGTGGCCGAGGCCGTCACCCAGGACGGCGGCTTCTCTCCGGCCGCCGCCGTGCGCCTGCGCACGCGCAGCGGCAGGCGCGCCTTCGTCAAGGCGGTCGGCCCCGAGCCGAACCGCGAGAGCGTGCGCATCTACCGGTCCGAGCTGAGGATCGCCGCCGCGCTGCCCGAGTCCGTGCCCGCCCCCAGGCTGCTGACCGGCTTCGAGCTGGACGGCTGGGTGGCGCTGGTCTTCGAGGACGTCGAGGGCCGGCATCCGGCGATGCCCTGGCGGCGCGACGAGCTCGACCGGGTGCTCGCGGCGGTGGCGGAGCTGTCGGCGGCGCTCACCCCCGCCCCCGTCGACGCGCCGGCCATCGAGGAGGTGTTCGGCGACTCGTTCCAGGGCTGGCGCAGGCTGATCGAGGAGGACACCGGCGGGCTCGACCCGTGGATCCTGCGCCACCTCGCGGAGCTGGCAGAGCTGGAGTCGGGCTGGGCAGCGGCGGCGGCGGGCGACAGCCTGGTCCACGCCGACCTGCGGGCCGACAACATCCTGCTGACCGACGAGCGCGTCTACGTCGTCGACTGGCCATGGGCGTGCAAGGGGGCGGTCTGGTTCGACCGGGTCGGCCTGCTGCCGTCCGTCGGGATGCAGGGCGGGCCCGCGCCGCACGAGCTGTTCACCGACGACGATCCCGGCGTGACGGCGGTGGTCGCGGCCATGACCGGCTACTTCGTCCGGCAGTCCCGCCGGCCGGCGCCGCCGGGGCTGCCCACGCTCAGGGCGTTCCAGGGGGCGCAGGGCGTGGTGGCGCTCGACTGGCTGAAGCGGCGTACCGGCTGGGCCTGAAGCGGCCGGGTGAGACCCGCGCGGCGGGTAGGCTAAACAGTCGTGCTGGTCCTGGCCTTTGATACCGCGACGCCCGCCGTCACCGCCGCGCTCCACGACGGGGAGCGCGTGCTCGCCGAGTCGACCACGATCGACGCCCGGCGCCACGGTGAGCTGCTCGTGCCCACCGTCGAGGTCGTGCTGCGCGAGGCCGGCGTGCCGCTGCGCGCGGTGACGGCCATCGTGGCGGGCAGCGGCCCCGGCCCCTACACGGGGTTGCGCGTCGGGCTGATGACCGCGCAGGGGCTGTCCACGACGCTGGGCGTGCCGGCGTACGGCATCTGCACGCTCGACGCCGTCGCCTACGCCGCCGGGCTGTCCGAGCCCTTCGTCGCGGCCACCGACGCGCGCCGCAAGGAGGTCTTCTGGGCGCGGTACACCGATCACCGCACCCGCGCCGACGGGCCCTTCGTGGACCGCCCCGCCGACGTGCCCGTGGCGGGGCTGCCGGTCGTGGGCGCGGGCGCGCAGCTCTACTCCGACCTTCTGGGCGGCGGCCGCGACCTGCCGCTCTACCCGTACGCGGGCGCGCTGGCCGCGCTGGCGGCCGAGCGGCTCGCCGCAGGCGTCCAGCTCGACCCGCCCCGCCCGATCTACCTGCGCAGGCCCGACGCGGTGGTGCCGGGCGCGCCCAAGAGGGTGACGGCGTGAAGCTGCGCCCGATGACCGAGGCCGATCTGCCCGCGGTCATGGCGATCGAGCGGGCCACGTTCCCGCTCGACGCGTGGAGCGAGGGCATGATGCGCGGCGAGCTGGCCGAGATGCCGCGCACCCGCCACTACGTGGTCGTCCTGGTCGACGACGAGATCGTGGCCTACGCCGGGCTGGCCGCCGCGGGCGACCAGGCCGACGTGCAGACCATCGCGGTGCTCGACAAGCACCAGGGCACCGGGCTCGGCGGCGCGATGCTGACCGAGCTGCTGGCCGAGGCGGCCCGCAGGGGCGCGCGGGAGATCTTCCTGGAGGTGCGCGCCGACAACCCGCGCGCGCAGGCGGTCTACCGGCATTTCGGGTTCGAGGAGATCGGCACCCGCCGCCGCTACTACGACGACGGCACCGACGCGATCATGATGAGAAGGAAGCTAGGTGACTGACGCACCCCTGGTCCTGGGCATCGAGACGTCCTGTGACGAGACCGGCATCGGCATCGTCAGGGGCCACACGCTGCTGGCCAACACGATCGCCTCGAGCATGGACGAGCACGCCAGGTTCGGCGGCGTGGTGCCCGAGGTCGCCTCGCGCGCCCACCTGGAGGCCATGACGCCGACCGTGGAGGCCGCGCTGGCCGCGGCCGGGCTGAGGTTCTCCGACATCGACGCCAT
The nucleotide sequence above comes from Nonomuraea gerenzanensis. Encoded proteins:
- the alr gene encoding alanine racemase, with protein sequence MYSPVATPAEARVDLAAIRHNVALLKERAGGVEVMGAVKADAYGHGLVPTSEAVLEGGASRLGTAFVREALELRAGGVSAPILSWLITPGEPLDEALAAGIELSAADARLLDEIAAAARRTGRTARLHLEADTGMSRGGSPLAAWPGLLERALALRAEGVLEIVGLWSHFACADLPGHPSIERQLEAYETALKLAEQVGAAGSGVIRHLANSAAAVTLPAARFDLVRPGIAMYGLSPIPELGDFGLRPAMTLTARVGLVKRVTEGSGVSYGHLYTTERETTLGLVPLGYADGVLRHATGRAEVLAGGRRRLIAGRVCMDQFMIDMGDDPLSAGDEVVLFGPGDGGEPTAQEWADTLGTITHEIVTRIGARVPRVHVNVTKGTSRRA
- a CDS encoding alpha/beta fold hydrolase: MTTTTTRRRVGIAGALVGAASAGVAAAALAKRYAVGRIRLRPDTEASEPFGELRGRERTLVTSDGYALHVEIDGPEDAPLTVVLCHGYCLNLESWHYQRKDLRENYRLVLWDQRSHGRSQRAEADDCTIDRLGADLAQVIEEFVPGPCVLVGHSMGGMTMMALADRHPELFGDKIRAVALISTSAGKLAELTLGLPAMFSKVVHKVAPGTVSMLGKRGTWVDRTRHAGSDIAFLITRLIGFGDSRNVSPTVVDFAESMIRATPTEVVANFYPALMNHDKLSALHVLDPVPTAILVGDRDWLTPPDHSKAIAAALPQAQLTEVPETSHLIQLERPGIVNDTLRDLLKRVEI
- the tsaE gene encoding tRNA (adenosine(37)-N6)-threonylcarbamoyltransferase complex ATPase subunit type 1 TsaE, which encodes MRLATPDDMRAYGARLAAHLRPGDLLVLSGPLGAGKTTLVQGIAEGLKVRGPITSPTFVIARVHPSLRQGPPLVHVDAYRLGGDLEVDDLDLDASLEESVTVVEWGEGLVEGLADDRLEIHIDREAGDEARLVTLRGVGSRWADTPSDPLQD
- a CDS encoding class F sortase; its protein translation is MARPGRVVLAGAITGLVLVAFGRGMQTGTTTTPAADVVPKSIDIPSIDVEAPLMKLDLQKNGEVELPPYEKPKVAGWYTGSAVPGEKGASVIIGHVDTKTAPAVFYKLRQLRKGETVKVERSDGKVVEFKVDSIEQVHKDSFPAQRVYVEDGLKLVTCGGKFDYAKGEYLDNVIVYASQV
- a CDS encoding aminoglycoside phosphotransferase family protein — its product is MSDTASPPAAGSRVPWHEVHPKVRAAVEEFLGDPVAEAVTQDGGFSPAAAVRLRTRSGRRAFVKAVGPEPNRESVRIYRSELRIAAALPESVPAPRLLTGFELDGWVALVFEDVEGRHPAMPWRRDELDRVLAAVAELSAALTPAPVDAPAIEEVFGDSFQGWRRLIEEDTGGLDPWILRHLAELAELESGWAAAAAGDSLVHADLRADNILLTDERVYVVDWPWACKGAVWFDRVGLLPSVGMQGGPAPHELFTDDDPGVTAVVAAMTGYFVRQSRRPAPPGLPTLRAFQGAQGVVALDWLKRRTGWA
- the tsaB gene encoding tRNA (adenosine(37)-N6)-threonylcarbamoyltransferase complex dimerization subunit type 1 TsaB yields the protein MLVLAFDTATPAVTAALHDGERVLAESTTIDARRHGELLVPTVEVVLREAGVPLRAVTAIVAGSGPGPYTGLRVGLMTAQGLSTTLGVPAYGICTLDAVAYAAGLSEPFVAATDARRKEVFWARYTDHRTRADGPFVDRPADVPVAGLPVVGAGAQLYSDLLGGGRDLPLYPYAGALAALAAERLAAGVQLDPPRPIYLRRPDAVVPGAPKRVTA
- the rimI gene encoding ribosomal protein S18-alanine N-acetyltransferase yields the protein MTEADLPAVMAIERATFPLDAWSEGMMRGELAEMPRTRHYVVVLVDDEIVAYAGLAAAGDQADVQTIAVLDKHQGTGLGGAMLTELLAEAARRGAREIFLEVRADNPRAQAVYRHFGFEEIGTRRRYYDDGTDAIMMRRKLGD